One Festucalex cinctus isolate MCC-2025b chromosome 3, RoL_Fcin_1.0, whole genome shotgun sequence DNA window includes the following coding sequences:
- the plex9.2 gene encoding three prime repair exonuclease 4, with amino-acid sequence MQTSGADVSSQQPIVFFDLETTGLGPTCELVQLAAVSGSRSLNLYTLPRRRMEAGAARVTGLRVRRRRLYLHRRPVPTVPLRDALLSFIAFLRALGRPLLAGHNIRRFDCRPLARALDETGLRARLEASVAGFVDTLPLAREVLKDCGMRSFKQEYLVKELMGVDYEAHDALEDVRSLQALYRVLQPKPDVVARCTFSLSDVREVVVKEEAAGEPKGERRLLPGQRLLWQHLERPVEDTDGKAT; translated from the exons atGCAGACGTCGGGGGCGGATGTCTCCTCTCAGCAGCCGATTGTTTTCTTCGACTTGGAGACAACTGGATTGG gTCCGACGTGCGAGCTGGTTCAGCTGGCCGCCGTGAGCGGAAGCCGCTCGCTCAACCTCTACACGCTCCCTCGCCGCCGAATGGAAGCGGGCGCCGCCAGGGTGACGGGCCTCAGGGTCCGCCGCCGCCGGCTCTACCTCCACCGCCGCCCCGTCCCCACCGTCCCCCTGCGGGACGCGCTGCTCTCCTTCATCGCCTTCCTGCGAGCGCTGGGGCGCCCCCTGCTGGCGGGCCACAACATCCGCCGCTTCGACTGCCGGCCGCTGGCCCGGGCCTTGGACGAGACGGGCCTCCGGGCGCGGTTGGAAGCGTCGGTGGCCGGCTTCGTGGACACGCTGCCGCTGGCCCGCGAGGTGCTGAAGGATTGCGGCATGCGCAGCTTCAAGCAGGAGTACCTGGTGAAGGAGCTGATGGGCGTGGACTACGAGGCGCACGACGCTTTGGAGGACGTGCGCTCGTTGCAGGCGCTTTACCGCGTGCTGCAGCCCAAGCCGGACGTGGTGGCTCGCTGCACGTTCAGTCTGAGCGACGTGCGCGAGGTCGTCGTCAAGGAGGAGGCGGCCGGAGAGCCCAAAGGCGAGCGGCGTCTGCTGCCGGGACAGCGCCTCCTTTGGCAGCACCTGGAACGGCCGGTGGAGGACACGGACGGGAAAGCCACATAG
- the LOC144016438 gene encoding DNA polymerase III subunit epsilon-like: MSYTLVFFDLETTGLDTERCDIIQIAAVCGTRVFNAFTVPRCAITGEASRLTGFSVAGGLLLRRGEAVPTVSLPQALASFVEFLGSFCGPVYLAAHNANRFDAPVLQRMLREFSLLRRFQGAVSSYLDTFLLTKRMLTNFYSYSLPYMVERFLGKTYAAHNALEDARMLQELFQALKPGRNAVMKCLISTQT, translated from the exons ATGTCTTACACGTTGGTTTTCTTTGATCTGGAGACAACCGGACTGG ACACCGAAAGGTGCGACATCATCCAGATAGCCGCCGTCTGCGGCACGCGGGTCTTCAACGCCTTCACCGTCCCCCGCTGCGCAATCACCGGCGAGGCCAGCAGACTCACGGGCTTCTCGGTGGCGGGCGGCCTTCTGTTGCGCCGCGGCGAGGCCGTGCCCACCGTCTCGCTCCCCCAGGCGCTCGCCTCTTTCGTGGAGTTCCTGGGCTCCTTCTGCGGGCCCGTCTACCTGGCCGCCCACAACGCCAACCGCTTCGACGCCCCCGTGCTTCAGAGGATGCTGCGGGAGTTCTCCCTGCTGCGGAGGTTTCAGGGCGCCGTGTCCAGCTACCTGGACACCTTCCTCCTCACGAAGCGGATGCTCACCAATTTCTACAGCTACTCCCTGCCGTACATGGTGGAGCGCTTCCTGGGCAAGACCTACGCCGCCCACAACGCGCTGGAGGACGCCAGGATGCTGCAGGAGCTCTTTCAGGCGTTGAAACCGGGCAGGAATGCAGTGATGAAGTGCTTGATCTCCACCCAAACCTAA